The genomic segment TTCTGTTGTCGCAGAAAATGCCCGAGGCGATGCTCGCTTTTGCCATAGCCGTAATAGGGGGCGGTGTCGAAGTACCGAATGCCCGCATCCCAGGCGGCTTGCAATGTGTTTTGCGCCTGTGTTTCGCTTACGAGTTCGAATAGATCACCTATGGGCGCGCCGCCCATGCCCATTTCGGTTACTTCGAGACCTGTTTGGCCAACGGTTCGCGTTTTGATTGTGTTCATGAGATTTCTCCCGAGCGTTAAACTGTGGGTAATGGCGAGTCGTCGTCCGTTTCATGTTGCCAGAGGCGGATTTTTGCCGCCATTTTGCGTATGCGGTCTCTGTGTACAGGTTCGTCGAACAGGTTTGTGAGTTCATGGGGGTCGCTGTTCAGGTCGAATAATTCGCATTGGTCGCCCGCGCACAGGTTGAGTTTCCATCGGTCGGCTGTTACGATTGCGCGCCAGGGGAGGGTGGCGATTAAGTTGATCTGCGGTGAGCCGAGGCTGCGATCTCCCAGTCCGTTCCACTGGATGAAGACGTCGTTATCGTCGAGTGTTGCTCTGTTTTCGAGGACAGGTACCCGGCTGGTTCCTTGCAGGTGTTCGGGCATGGGTTGTCCCATGAGGTCTAATAAGGTGGGGACGAGGTCGATATGGCCGATGTTGCCGGGGATCATTCGGTGTTCGCGCCCGAGATGGGGTATCCGCATCATGAGAGGGACTTTGGCAGAGGGTTCGTAGAATGCGCGTTTTTCCCGCATGCCCTGGTCGCCTGCCATTTCGCCGTGGTCAGAGCTGAATACGACTATGGTGTTGTCGGCGTGGCCGGATTTTTCAAGGGCGTCCATCAGTCTGCCCAGTGCCCGATCTACGAGTGTGACGGTGCCGTAGTATTCGGCGCGGAATTTTCGCTGTTTTGCTTCTGCGGCATGTTGTTCTTCGGGGGTTGCGTCGGGTTGTGTATTGCGTTCTGCCCTCAGTCTGTTAAATAGCGATGCGCCCTTGGGATAGCGCGTGAATGCGGGACCTACTGGCATTTTGTTCGGGTCGTGTATATGTTTCATGGGTCCGGAGACAGGGGGGTGTGGTTCGGGGCAGTGGACCTGTAGCATAAAGGGTTTGTCGCGTTCTGCCATCAGAAAGCGGGCGGCTTCGTCACATAAAAAGGATACCATGGAGAGGTGTTCGGGCAAGTCTGCGCGCAGTTGTCCGGAGAATACGCGGTGTCCGGCTTCTGTTGTTTTGTCTGGTTCGATTCCGTTTTTTACCAGGAACTGGTGATACGGTGTGTCCGGATGGTCGATGACCCAGGGCAGTTCAAAGACGGGCAGCCATTCGTCAAATCCGTGTTGTCGCGTTGTTTCTTTGCCCAGGTGCCATTTGCCGTAGTAGGCTTTGTGGTAGGTGTCTGATGTCATTTCTGCGATGGATTTGATTTCTGGATCGAGCAAGATGTTGTTTTTGACCATTCTGGCGGAATGTGGATATAGTCCGGTTATCAGGGTGGCGCGCGATGGCGTGCAGACGGGTTGCGCGCAATAGGGGTTTTCGAAGACAAAACTTTCGCTGGCGAGGGCGTTCATGTTCGGTGCCTGGATCCAGTCGTTGCCGTAACACGCCATGGTATCGGAGCGCTGTTGATCGGTGATGAAGAGCAGAATGTTGGGGTGACGTTGCATGTGAGCCTTTCTGTCTTGATGCTGAAGGGAGTCAGGAACAATCAGGGGGAAATATCTGTCAAATTGGGTGAAAAACAAGTTGAAAATTACACTATTAAGGAGGAGGTTCGATGTTTATTCATATTGTTCGTATGGTTTGTGTTCTGGCACTTGTTCCGTTGGGCGTTCAAGCAGATAATTGGCCGCAGTGGCGCGGTCCGCAGCAAGATGGGGTGAGTACGGCTAAGAATTTGCCCGCGTCATGGAGTTTGGAAGAGAATATTATCTGGAAGGCCGAGTTGCCTTCGTGGAGCGGGAGTACGCCCGTTATCTGGGGTGATCGCATTTTTCTGACTTCGCCGTCGCCTGCACAAAGGCCAGAGGAGCAGGAACCGGGGGGACCGGAGATTTATATTTTGTGTTTGTCGAAGAAAGATGGGAATGAACTCTGGCGGTATAAGCTGGATGAGGGCAATGTGCTGCGGCGCAAGCACAATAAGACGTCACCGTCGCCCGTTACGGATGGGGCGCATGTGTGGGTGATTACGGGGAATGGGGTTGTGACGTGTCTGGATATGGATGGGAAGGCGGTCTGGTCGCGCGATATTCAAAAGGACTACGGCAGATTTGGTCTGCTTTTCGGGTATGCGTCTTCGCCGATTCTGTACGATGGCAAGCTCATTCTTCAGGTGCTTCATGGGATGCGTACGGATGATCCTTCGTATGTCTTCGCGTTGGATGCCAGTAGTGGGAAGGAGGTCTGGCGCAAGGAGCGTCCGACAGATGCTATTCGGGAGTCGCCCGATTCGTACACGACGCCCACGCTTTTGAATCGCGATGGCAAGACGCAGATTGTTATTACGGGTGGGGATTGTGTGACGGGGCACGATCCGGATACGGGACGTGAGGTCTGGCGTGCCAATGGGTTGAATCCCGATCGGAGGGGCAATTATCGGATTGTGGCGTCTCCTGTGGTGGTTGGGGATATGATTTATGCGCCGACCCGGCAACGGCCCTTGCTGGCGCTGGCGGCTGGTGGCACGGGCGATGTTTCCGACAATGTGGTGTGGAAGTGGGAGGGGGCTGCTGCGCCGGATGTGCCGACGCCGACGAGTGATGGAAAGTATTTTTATATGGTTGATGATCGCGGGCGGGCGATGTGTCTGGACGCAAAGACTGGTGCTGTGGTGTGGGGTCCCGAGCGGACGACGCAGGGTATTGTGAGTGCGTCACCCCATCTGGCTGATGGCAAGTTGTTTTTGCTGAATGAATACGCTGTGACGACTGTTCTGGTCGCGGGTCCAAAGTTTGAGGTTTTGGGTACGAATGAACTGGATGGGACGTACACGCTGTCATCGCCCGTGTCATCCGGGTCACAGCTTTTTATTCGGACGGCGACGCATTTGTATTGTATTGGGTATAGTGGGGAATGATCAGATCCGAGAGGCTATGCAACTGACAAAAACAAACCCCCTGCTATTCTATCAGCAGGGGGTTTGTTGTGTTAAATACTCACTCTATATCGCTCAAAAAATGATTGGATCGTCACCGTAAAATCGATCACTGATTTTTATGTGCCTATTAGTTGCAAACCACTTTTCTAACTTTTTCCCGTTTTCGGAATTTATAAACTTCTGTATCGAGTTGGGACGATATTCGGGATCGAAGGAATCTAAGTACTCAGCCAATCGTCGTTTCTCGCTGTAGTACATTTCTTCAAAATCCATGCTCATAAGCTCTTGAATGTCCTTAATTGCAGACATAAAAGGTTTTTCTGTGCTGCTTTCACGATACAAATATCTTTTGCCTAAAGGGGTTATTTTTAACCAAATTTTGTCTTGATCCGCCGCTATCGACTTAGCATCACTCAAGTAGCCCGTATTTTTTAAACCTTCTATTATTTTCGACAAGTGTGTAGCGGAAGTCGTTTCAGTATCAGTCGTATCACTATTAAGAATTTTCTCAATTATAGGCAGTACAATAGACTCAGGCACCCCATCGGGGTAGGTTTGCGCGACACCTAAGATAACCCTGATTCTTTTTAACTTCAAATTGATCATATCTGCCAGTTCCGGACGTTTTTTAATTTCTTGTTCAAAGGCTTCTACATGACCCTGAAATTGTCCATTCGCAAATCCATCAGCACGTCCTTTGACACGGGATCTTCTCTCAGTATCTCTTATTATTAAATCTGCAAGTCCCATTCCTTACCTCCTCTATTGGCAAAACACTTATTCGTCCTCAGTCCCCTGAATACCTGCCTTCCGACCTGCTTCGTATCCCTCTTGATAATATCTGTCATATAGTTCTTTTTCTCTCTTCTTCTGGCGATTCTGCCACTTATTTCTTAGATACGCCACAGCGTCTCTCACCTCAAAAAAGAGAAATGCCAGTGTAAAGGCAAAAAGACCGATAGGTACAAAAGATTTCAGTAGATTGAAAAATGCTTTTGTCCAACCAACACCGGCTTTATCATCCCACCCATAACACTCATAAAAATAAAAACTTATTAACGCAATAAAAAAGATAAGAGAAAAGACAAACGAGAAGTGTAATCTATCCTCTCTCCCTACACTCCAAAAAGGTTCTCTTTTGTCCTCCGAATTTTCATTTTTTTCCTCACTTACCACCTGAACCCCTTTATTTTTTTCCCCTCCCACCAGTTGCATTCACATTATACCTACAAACAAAAATAGCTTGTCTTTTCAATCAGTCAAGGTATTTTGTGCCGATAAATCAAATTTTTAATTACACAGGTCTTAAGTAGCTTGTAATTCATTCTTACTTCACACCCAAATGTCTCAATATTCTCAAACTGAACTACAGCACTTCATGACCGCCGCGCTCGTCGAGGGCAGAAAAGCGCTTCCCGAGTGTTTGCCCAATCCACCGGTCGGATGTGTGCTGGTGCGAGAGGGAAAAATTATTGCCCGGGGATATACCAATCCGCCGGGACAATTTCACGCAGAGGCGATGGCACTGGCGCAAGTGGCGGGTTCACTGGAAGATGTTACGGCATTTGTCACTCTGGAGCCGTGTTCTTTTCACGGGCGCACGCCTTCTTGTGCTCAGGCACTTGTGCGGAGAAAGATCCGAGATGTTTTTGTCGCACTCATTGACCCGCATCCCAAAAATCAAGGGCGCGGTATTCAAATTCTTAAAGACGCGGATATTCCCGTGCAGGTCGGTCTGTTAGAGGAAGAGGCTGAGAGAGACCTGGGTCATTATCTGTGTAAAAGTTAATCATTCCCACAGGAGACACTATGAACAACTGGATGGATATTTACGAAGAACGAAATTATGGCAGCATGCCCTATCGCCTGCTCAGACCTATTGACATTGCAGACCATCCCGATAAAGCGTATCCCCTTATCTTTAGCTTGCACGGTGCGGGAGGTAAAGGTACGGATAATATCAAAAACCTGCGTCACTGGAACGAATCACCACTGGCAGATGAAACACACCGCCGCAAATATCCCTGTTTTGTTCTTGCACCTCAAACGCCCCTGCGCTGGCTGGTGCCCAATTCTATGCCCGAGGTCACACAGGAATATATCGATTCGCTGTCCGATATCTGGCAGGCGCGCGTTAAGCGGTTGCTGGATCGGGGTGATGATCTCTCAGCCGGTGATCTGGGTAGAGCCTTTGATCTGCTGGACGCGATATGCGATGAATTTCCCATTGATCGAGACCGCATCTATGTGCTGGGGCATTCAATGGGTGGTTTTGGTACATGGAACGCTATCTGCGCACAACCCGATCGTTTCGCCGCCGCGATTCCCTCTGCTGGCGGATGCGAACCGTGGAATGACATCAGCCGCATTGTAGAAGTTCCCATCTGGACATTTCACGGGGATGCCGATGCAACTGTGCCCGTGGATTTAACGCAGGATGCTTTTCGGAAGTTGAAAGGGCTGAATGCCAATACCAAATACACGGAATTGAAAGACGTGGGACACAATGCCAGTGCCTACGGTTTTGCGTACACTGGCGACGATCCGCAACGTGGATTTATCACGCATTTTGCCAGCGATCAATGTGACAAAACCGAAAGTGTATGGGACTGGCTATTTGCACAAAAGCGCGGGTGATAGGCAGTGTGATCCGCAGATGACGCAGATAGACGCAGATGAAAAAGAGGGCTGTGAAATGGGACGCTACAATGGGGTGTTCTAACTTCTTAAATCACGGTACCCGACGGAATGATGGCGTCTTTGGTGATGACGACGATGCCGTCGCGGATGGCGTAGGCGTCGCGTTCTGCTTCGCGGATGTTTTTTGCGTTTTGGATGGTGACGTTTTCCCCTATGCGCGCGTTTTTGTCGATGATTGCGCTGTCGATTACGCATCCTGGACCGATGCCTACGTTTGGGATGCCTTTTTGTTTGTTGCGTTTTTTGTCTTCGGGGGTTTCGTAAAAGTCGGCGCCCATCATGACGGTGTTGGTGAGTTTGACGCGGGGACCAACGATGCTGCGTATGCCGATGACGGCGTGTTCTATTTCTGCGTCTTGTATGTCGGAGCCGTCGCCGATTTTGCATTGTTTTAGGTGGCATCCATCCAGTTTGGTCGCGGCGAGGTAGCGCGGGTGGGTGTAGATGGGGGCACCGGGTTGATAAAAGGTGAAGGGGGGTGCCGGGGTTGTGAGTGCGAGGTTGGCTTCGTAGAAGGCGCGGATGGTGCCGATGTCTTCCCAGTATCCCTCAAATCGGTGGGCATAGACGTTGTGGCTGTGAATGGCGGCGGGGATGATGTGTTTGCCAAAGTCATCGCCGCTGTTTTCCGCGAGGAGCGTTCTCAGTCTGTCTTTTTCAAAGACGTAGATGCCCATGGAGGCCATGTACGCTTCGTCGGGGTTGCTGCCGGGTGCAGGATCGAGTTTGAGGTCGTCCAGTTCGGCGTCGGTTTGCGGTTTTTCTACGAAGTCGATGATGCGTCCGGTGTCATCTACTTTGAGGATGCCGAGGTCGGGCGCGATTTCTCGGGTGACGGGTTTGACGGCGATGGTGAGATCTGCGCCTTTTTCGCGGTGTTCGGCGATGAAGTCGCGGTAGTTCATGCGGTAGAGGTGGTCGCCAGAGAGGATTAGGTACTGGTCTATATGGTAGGATAGGAAGTGGTGGAGGTGCTGGCGAACTGCGTCGGCTGTGCCCTGATACCAGTCGAGGCGGTCTTCGGTCTGTTCGGCGGCGAGGATTTCGACAAAGCCGTTTGAAAAGGCGTCGAAGCGATAGGTTTGGGCGATGTGGCGGTTGAGAGAGGCGGAGTTGAATTGGGTGAGTGCGTAGATGCGTGTGAGACCCGAGTGCAGGCAGTTGCTGATGGGTATGTCTATGAGGCGATATTTGCCGCCGATGGGGACGGCGGGTTTGGAGCGGTATTTGGTCAGGGGATAGAG from the Gemmatimonadota bacterium genome contains:
- a CDS encoding sulfatase-like hydrolase/transferase is translated as MQRHPNILLFITDQQRSDTMACYGNDWIQAPNMNALASESFVFENPYCAQPVCTPSRATLITGLYPHSARMVKNNILLDPEIKSIAEMTSDTYHKAYYGKWHLGKETTRQHGFDEWLPVFELPWVIDHPDTPYHQFLVKNGIEPDKTTEAGHRVFSGQLRADLPEHLSMVSFLCDEAARFLMAERDKPFMLQVHCPEPHPPVSGPMKHIHDPNKMPVGPAFTRYPKGASLFNRLRAERNTQPDATPEEQHAAEAKQRKFRAEYYGTVTLVDRALGRLMDALEKSGHADNTIVVFSSDHGEMAGDQGMREKRAFYEPSAKVPLMMRIPHLGREHRMIPGNIGHIDLVPTLLDLMGQPMPEHLQGTSRVPVLENRATLDDNDVFIQWNGLGDRSLGSPQINLIATLPWRAIVTADRWKLNLCAGDQCELFDLNSDPHELTNLFDEPVHRDRIRKMAAKIRLWQHETDDDSPLPTV
- a CDS encoding PQQ-like beta-propeller repeat protein — protein: MFIHIVRMVCVLALVPLGVQADNWPQWRGPQQDGVSTAKNLPASWSLEENIIWKAELPSWSGSTPVIWGDRIFLTSPSPAQRPEEQEPGGPEIYILCLSKKDGNELWRYKLDEGNVLRRKHNKTSPSPVTDGAHVWVITGNGVVTCLDMDGKAVWSRDIQKDYGRFGLLFGYASSPILYDGKLILQVLHGMRTDDPSYVFALDASSGKEVWRKERPTDAIRESPDSYTTPTLLNRDGKTQIVITGGDCVTGHDPDTGREVWRANGLNPDRRGNYRIVASPVVVGDMIYAPTRQRPLLALAAGGTGDVSDNVVWKWEGAAAPDVPTPTSDGKYFYMVDDRGRAMCLDAKTGAVVWGPERTTQGIVSASPHLADGKLFLLNEYAVTTVLVAGPKFEVLGTNELDGTYTLSSPVSSGSQLFIRTATHLYCIGYSGE
- a CDS encoding bifunctional diaminohydroxyphosphoribosylaminopyrimidine deaminase/5-amino-6-(5-phosphoribosylamino)uracil reductase RibD, whose amino-acid sequence is MSQYSQTELQHFMTAALVEGRKALPECLPNPPVGCVLVREGKIIARGYTNPPGQFHAEAMALAQVAGSLEDVTAFVTLEPCSFHGRTPSCAQALVRRKIRDVFVALIDPHPKNQGRGIQILKDADIPVQVGLLEEEAERDLGHYLCKS
- a CDS encoding glucose-1-phosphate adenylyltransferase, yielding MESVIGIILGGGAGSRLYPLTKYRSKPAVPIGGKYRLIDIPISNCLHSGLTRIYALTQFNSASLNRHIAQTYRFDAFSNGFVEILAAEQTEDRLDWYQGTADAVRQHLHHFLSYHIDQYLILSGDHLYRMNYRDFIAEHREKGADLTIAVKPVTREIAPDLGILKVDDTGRIIDFVEKPQTDAELDDLKLDPAPGSNPDEAYMASMGIYVFEKDRLRTLLAENSGDDFGKHIIPAAIHSHNVYAHRFEGYWEDIGTIRAFYEANLALTTPAPPFTFYQPGAPIYTHPRYLAATKLDGCHLKQCKIGDGSDIQDAEIEHAVIGIRSIVGPRVKLTNTVMMGADFYETPEDKKRNKQKGIPNVGIGPGCVIDSAIIDKNARIGENVTIQNAKNIREAERDAYAIRDGIVVITKDAIIPSGTVI
- a CDS encoding alpha/beta fold hydrolase produces the protein MNNWMDIYEERNYGSMPYRLLRPIDIADHPDKAYPLIFSLHGAGGKGTDNIKNLRHWNESPLADETHRRKYPCFVLAPQTPLRWLVPNSMPEVTQEYIDSLSDIWQARVKRLLDRGDDLSAGDLGRAFDLLDAICDEFPIDRDRIYVLGHSMGGFGTWNAICAQPDRFAAAIPSAGGCEPWNDISRIVEVPIWTFHGDADATVPVDLTQDAFRKLKGLNANTKYTELKDVGHNASAYGFAYTGDDPQRGFITHFASDQCDKTESVWDWLFAQKRG